The following proteins are co-located in the Pedobacter sp. FW305-3-2-15-E-R2A2 genome:
- a CDS encoding heparin lyase I family protein encodes MKTNQVMIAVLMSGGLLLSSCKKEKEPDAALSASKALASASGDVGIMSVLFNGDASNGSSNVWKNINIEGTGAVTTVNDETGTLVWKFLKPSGSHRTEGRGAKNYSAQEGDEIYIGWTSKIYMPTDLKTDALFQWKSYPTDGSLQNHPLMVRTKNGKLELQHFDDQHVATVPWSVTLSTSTWLKFVIRMKVSRDKTVGFIEFWYNGVKQTLSNGSDRLYCRTLDAVPECDPKWGVYGGDSSQVTHFVKKIRIGTTYADAAQ; translated from the coding sequence ATGAAAACAAACCAAGTAATGATTGCTGTATTGATGAGTGGAGGCCTATTGTTGTCGAGTTGTAAAAAGGAAAAAGAACCGGATGCGGCCCTGTCTGCTTCCAAAGCATTAGCCAGTGCGTCTGGCGATGTCGGGATCATGTCTGTCCTGTTTAACGGAGATGCGAGCAATGGCTCGTCAAACGTTTGGAAAAACATCAACATTGAAGGAACAGGAGCGGTAACCACTGTAAATGATGAAACAGGGACCCTGGTCTGGAAATTTTTAAAACCATCGGGAAGCCATAGAACCGAAGGTCGTGGGGCTAAAAACTATAGCGCTCAGGAGGGAGATGAAATCTATATCGGCTGGACAAGTAAGATCTATATGCCGACCGACCTGAAAACTGACGCCCTTTTCCAATGGAAATCCTATCCTACAGATGGTTCGCTTCAAAACCACCCCTTAATGGTCCGTACCAAAAACGGAAAACTGGAACTGCAGCATTTTGACGATCAGCACGTGGCTACAGTTCCCTGGTCTGTTACGCTTTCTACCAGCACCTGGCTTAAGTTCGTGATCCGCATGAAAGTATCCAGAGACAAGACCGTAGGATTCATTGAGTTCTGGTACAATGGCGTGAAACAAACGCTCTCCAACGGCAGTGACCGCTTATATTGCAGAACCCTGGATGCGGTACCGGAATGCGATCCTAAATGGGGCGTTTACGGTGGGGATTCCTCACAAGTGACCCATTTCGTG